A window of Pedobacter lusitanus contains these coding sequences:
- a CDS encoding peptide deformylase: protein MKTLKDLLLLGDPRLYEVSAPVSETELPLVQEWVADMHNVMEEIRHKYNFGRGIAAPQLGIMKRLIYLNIDRPVIIINPEISEQSEDEFELWDDCMSFPNLLVRVKRHSQIKVKYLDEHWQPQEWLVHNDLSELLQHEYDHLNGVLCTMRAIDQQSFKWRS, encoded by the coding sequence ATGAAAACATTAAAGGATTTACTGCTGCTGGGGGATCCGCGGTTATATGAAGTTTCCGCGCCGGTATCAGAAACCGAACTTCCATTGGTTCAGGAGTGGGTAGCAGATATGCACAATGTTATGGAAGAGATCAGACATAAATACAACTTTGGAAGAGGTATAGCCGCACCACAATTAGGTATTATGAAAAGATTGATCTATCTGAACATTGACCGGCCGGTAATCATAATCAACCCTGAAATTAGTGAGCAGAGTGAGGATGAGTTTGAATTGTGGGATGACTGTATGAGTTTCCCTAATCTACTGGTCAGAGTAAAAAGACACAGCCAGATCAAAGTTAAATACCTGGATGAGCATTGGCAGCCTCAGGAATGGCTGGTACATAATGACTTATCTGAACTTTTACAGCACGAATATGATCATCTCAATGGTGTTTTATGTACAATGCGGGCTATAGATCAACAATCTTTTAAATGGCGAAGCTGA
- a CDS encoding response regulator transcription factor, with product MEKDLNFVPHTTDDIREKPVILLVDDHEEILDFISDDLSEKFKVLIASDGLEGLAILEKEIVHLVISDVMMPRMDGFEFCRRIKSGIEFSHIPVILLTAKNTLQSKIEGLELGADVYIEKPFSPEFLQVQASSLIANRNKIKAYFSSSPLLHIKSLAYSKADEQFLKKLQVIIDQTISNPQLDVELLTDHMHMSRPTLYRKIKSISNLSPNELINLARLKKAAELLNDGTLKIYEIAEMVGYSSQNHFGRIFSKQFGMTPTDYAASMHAKQKKNL from the coding sequence ATGGAAAAAGATTTAAACTTCGTACCACATACAACAGATGATATCCGGGAGAAACCCGTTATTCTTCTTGTTGATGATCATGAAGAAATTCTCGACTTTATATCAGATGACCTGAGCGAAAAATTCAAAGTACTTATCGCATCAGATGGTCTTGAAGGCCTCGCCATTCTGGAGAAAGAAATCGTCCATCTGGTAATCAGCGATGTGATGATGCCCAGAATGGACGGCTTTGAATTTTGCAGAAGAATAAAATCCGGGATAGAATTCAGTCATATCCCTGTGATCCTCCTTACTGCCAAAAACACTTTACAATCTAAGATTGAAGGATTAGAACTCGGTGCAGATGTCTACATTGAGAAGCCATTTTCGCCGGAATTCTTACAGGTACAGGCTTCCAGCTTAATTGCCAACCGGAATAAAATTAAAGCCTATTTTTCAAGTTCTCCGCTCCTCCATATTAAAAGCCTTGCCTACTCTAAAGCGGATGAGCAATTTTTAAAAAAACTACAGGTCATCATAGATCAGACTATCAGTAACCCGCAGTTAGATGTAGAATTACTTACCGATCATATGCATATGAGCAGGCCAACGCTCTACCGGAAAATAAAATCCATTTCAAATCTATCCCCTAATGAGCTTATCAACCTCGCCAGGTTGAAAAAGGCAGCAGAACTACTCAATGATGGTACTCTTAAAATATACGAGATAGCAGAAATGGTCGGCTATAGCTCCCAAAATCATTTCGGTAGAATTTTCTCTAAGCAATTTGGAATGACCCCGACCGATTATGCAGCGAGTATGCACGCAAAGCAAAAAAAGAATCTATAA
- a CDS encoding diaminopropionate ammonia-lyase, with the protein MMLIHNKHEHYRTEIDLADEKLFGQKAEEDAVVFLSHHDHYNVTPLISLSGLAEKLQIGRLLVKDEGARLGIGSFKGLGGYHAVMRKFLKEASVILGREVRIQDIADPEVRSVASKMAFCAASAGNHGRGVAAAVQMLGATVYIYLPEQTKSEYVEAITKYGALVRKFPGSYDQTLVAINADAKKNDWFLISDISFIENDEVTSWVMQGYLLILKEALEQSVQVPTHIFIQAGVGGLAGALAAQLRIRYGKNCPYIVIVEPVGAACIYDSIEAGELKKIRHGLPTAMSMLDCLQPSLAAWRILTRTGDSFMKINESENKEALALLGKPLGNDPVIKSSESGSAGLTGLVKAIHHEQMRSAIGLDLNSCVLVINTEQAN; encoded by the coding sequence ATGATGTTAATACACAATAAACACGAACATTACCGTACAGAAATAGATCTTGCTGATGAAAAATTATTTGGTCAAAAGGCAGAGGAAGATGCGGTTGTATTTTTATCACATCATGACCATTACAATGTTACGCCGTTAATTTCATTGAGTGGTCTGGCAGAAAAACTGCAAATAGGCCGGCTCCTGGTCAAAGATGAAGGGGCCCGTTTAGGGATAGGTAGTTTCAAGGGACTTGGTGGGTACCACGCTGTTATGCGTAAATTTTTAAAAGAAGCAAGCGTAATACTTGGCCGGGAAGTCCGGATCCAGGATATAGCCGATCCTGAAGTCAGGTCTGTCGCCAGTAAGATGGCATTTTGCGCTGCCTCTGCAGGAAATCACGGCCGGGGAGTTGCAGCGGCAGTCCAGATGCTCGGAGCTACAGTATATATCTATCTTCCTGAGCAGACTAAAAGTGAATATGTTGAGGCGATAACGAAGTATGGTGCACTGGTCAGAAAATTCCCGGGAAGTTATGATCAGACTCTTGTGGCAATTAACGCTGATGCTAAAAAAAACGACTGGTTTTTAATATCCGATATTTCGTTTATTGAGAACGACGAAGTTACTTCCTGGGTAATGCAGGGTTATCTCCTCATTTTAAAGGAAGCGTTGGAGCAGTCAGTGCAGGTACCAACGCACATATTTATTCAGGCAGGGGTCGGTGGACTTGCCGGAGCACTTGCAGCTCAGTTACGAATTCGCTATGGAAAAAACTGTCCTTATATTGTTATTGTTGAACCTGTTGGTGCTGCCTGTATCTATGATAGCATCGAAGCAGGAGAATTGAAAAAGATCAGGCATGGTCTGCCAACCGCGATGTCAATGCTGGATTGTCTTCAGCCCTCACTGGCGGCCTGGCGTATTCTAACCAGGACTGGTGATAGTTTTATGAAGATTAATGAAAGTGAAAATAAAGAGGCCCTGGCATTGCTGGGCAAACCATTGGGAAATGATCCTGTTATCAAATCAAGCGAAAGCGGTAGTGCAGGCCTGACCGGATTAGTTAAAGCAATACATCATGAGCAGATGCGTTCAGCTATTGGACTGGATTTAAATTCCTGTGTGCTGGTTATTAATACGGAACAAGCTAATTAA
- a CDS encoding Lrp/AsnC family transcriptional regulator: MRLKSSLSQFNPDDLDLKILEILQSDNSTPQRIIGEAVNLSAAAVQRRIKRMEEAGTIQFNIAAVNPLKVGRLITLIVEISMESEKLQQVDSMKKRFSEQPEIQQCYYVTGGADFVLILTVKDMSDYESFTRRVFFSDPNIKKFKTLVTIDRVKVGLSVPLNI; this comes from the coding sequence ATGCGTTTAAAAAGTTCATTATCACAATTCAATCCAGACGATCTGGATCTCAAAATCCTTGAAATACTTCAGTCTGACAATTCAACTCCGCAGCGTATAATCGGTGAAGCCGTAAATCTTTCAGCAGCAGCCGTTCAGCGCCGTATTAAGCGGATGGAAGAAGCCGGTACTATTCAGTTCAACATTGCTGCAGTCAATCCACTCAAGGTTGGCCGTTTAATTACACTGATTGTTGAAATCAGTATGGAAAGTGAGAAATTACAACAGGTTGACTCCATGAAAAAAAGATTCAGTGAGCAACCAGAGATACAGCAATGTTATTATGTCACCGGAGGAGCTGATTTTGTCTTAATACTCACCGTAAAAGATATGTCTGATTACGAATCCTTTACAAGGCGGGTCTTTTTCAGCGATCCGAATATTAAAAAATTCAAAACCTTAGTGACCATAGATCGCGTTAAAGTTGGTCTCTCCGTCCCATTAAATATTTAA
- a CDS encoding ligand-binding sensor domain-containing protein codes for MKILTLFLFLLSATFLKAQPYYFKHYQVENALSNNSVFCITQDHSGFIWMGTKDGLNRFDGYTFQTYRHDPANQKSLGNDKIHSLLSDQPASLWIGTDQGLYHYNTLNDYFTLIKETKNMGVGVLTLDHSNNLWMLSSGKVYTYNLVQKRFSAVQLSKSFVPTYIYCRSNGEVLVSSPDGYLARYNQTSRTFEMLNLSGKKKPVEIGWISAIEETNDQQLIIGTVNQGIKIFDLKTRVLKDLIVMNRDKTHIFVRAIKKSKDQEYWIGTESGLYIYNHQSKNLVHLQKRNSDPYSLSDNAIYSLCRDTEGGMWAGTYFGGVNYYATESSIFTKYFPTQQENSISGNDIREICKDQRGNLWIGTEDAGLNKLAPGSAQFVSYFPDGNKHTISHYNIHGLLADGDKLWIGTFEHGLDVMDVNTGLIFKHFHMRKGSLLRSDFILSLYKTRAGEIIIATTSGIYTYNRKKDDFDPVPGLPFLFYNNLKEDADGTIWAGSFNDGLFSFRLDSPSYKNYRNDNKDAGSLPNNTVNCIFQDSKKNLWITTDGGGLSLFDQKTGNFKSFTVKDGMPANFLFNILEDNQYKLWISSTRGLVCFDPLKRNVKVYTKTDGLLTDQFNYSSSYKDTNGRMYFGSVKGLISFLPDQLNTTVKTAPLFLTGFKIDYTQTQSKKDAVVLQKSILYTDKIILNNNQSSFNIDFAALSYFSPEKTEYAYKISGLYNNWQYLKTNRKIYFTKLSPGEYIFEAKAMIQGSKEWSKNNIRLVIVVLPPFWKSPMAWLLYTFLFIGLTTLLIRLYHKRIQQKNNRRMEIFEHEKEKEIYQAKIGFFTNVAHEIRTPLTLIKGPMEKMIRSAGEVPAFEKNLKIMDRNTERLLNLTNQLLDFRKTEINGFSLNFVKSNISEILHDVNLQFLLAAEQKEIRYETILPAVPLYAYIDLEAFYKIMSNLVDNAIKYGKQTVKVILTVNEQQDQFRIQILNDGNKIAPELKDKIFEPFFRVKETEMKQGTGIGLSIAKSLTELHKGSLKLEESDTDNNILLAVFPIHQMIEFNLKGKWKKI; via the coding sequence TTGAAAATTCTAACCTTATTTCTTTTCTTGCTCTCTGCCACATTCCTGAAGGCACAACCCTATTATTTTAAACATTATCAGGTAGAGAACGCCTTATCCAATAATAGTGTGTTTTGCATTACTCAGGATCACAGCGGTTTTATCTGGATGGGAACAAAAGACGGACTTAACAGGTTTGATGGTTATACTTTCCAGACTTATCGTCATGATCCGGCAAATCAGAAAAGTCTGGGTAATGACAAGATCCATTCCCTGCTTAGTGATCAGCCAGCCAGTCTGTGGATAGGTACTGATCAGGGATTATATCACTATAATACCCTGAACGATTATTTTACATTGATAAAAGAAACAAAAAACATGGGTGTAGGTGTACTTACACTTGATCATTCAAATAATCTCTGGATGCTTTCTTCAGGTAAAGTATATACTTATAATCTGGTTCAAAAAAGGTTTTCTGCTGTACAGCTTAGTAAGTCATTTGTACCAACCTATATCTATTGCCGTTCAAATGGTGAAGTCCTGGTAAGCAGTCCAGATGGTTATCTTGCCAGATACAATCAGACATCCCGGACTTTTGAGATGCTCAATCTATCCGGTAAAAAGAAGCCTGTAGAAATAGGCTGGATCTCAGCGATCGAAGAAACCAATGATCAGCAGCTGATTATTGGGACTGTCAACCAGGGTATCAAAATATTTGATCTTAAAACCAGGGTGCTCAAAGATCTGATTGTAATGAATAGAGACAAAACCCATATTTTTGTCCGGGCGATAAAAAAGTCTAAGGATCAGGAGTACTGGATCGGCACTGAATCGGGATTGTATATTTATAACCATCAAAGTAAAAATCTTGTCCACCTGCAAAAACGAAACAGTGATCCCTATTCCTTATCCGATAATGCAATTTATTCCCTTTGCCGTGATACAGAAGGTGGAATGTGGGCAGGAACCTATTTTGGCGGAGTGAATTATTATGCTACCGAATCCTCCATCTTTACTAAATACTTCCCAACTCAGCAGGAAAATTCCATTAGCGGAAACGATATCAGGGAAATCTGCAAAGATCAGCGAGGCAATTTATGGATCGGAACCGAAGATGCCGGCCTTAACAAATTAGCTCCTGGAAGTGCTCAATTCGTCTCTTACTTTCCAGACGGAAATAAACATACTATCTCACATTACAATATCCATGGCCTTCTTGCGGATGGCGACAAACTTTGGATAGGTACTTTTGAACACGGCCTGGATGTAATGGACGTCAATACCGGTTTGATTTTCAAGCATTTTCACATGCGTAAGGGAAGTTTACTCCGATCGGATTTCATTTTAAGTTTGTATAAAACCAGGGCTGGTGAGATTATTATTGCAACTACATCCGGGATTTATACCTACAACCGCAAAAAAGACGACTTCGATCCTGTTCCAGGCTTGCCTTTTCTGTTCTATAATAACCTCAAAGAAGATGCGGATGGAACAATCTGGGCGGGAAGTTTCAATGACGGACTTTTCAGCTTCAGGCTTGATAGCCCCAGTTATAAGAATTACAGAAATGATAATAAAGACGCTGGTAGTCTACCCAATAACACGGTAAACTGTATTTTTCAGGACAGTAAAAAGAACCTGTGGATTACCACAGATGGTGGTGGTTTATCTCTGTTTGATCAAAAAACAGGCAATTTCAAATCCTTTACAGTAAAAGATGGGATGCCAGCCAATTTTCTTTTTAATATCCTGGAAGATAACCAATACAAATTATGGATTAGCAGTACACGCGGGCTGGTTTGCTTTGATCCGCTTAAAAGGAACGTTAAAGTTTATACAAAAACTGATGGTCTGCTTACCGATCAGTTCAATTATAGCTCATCTTATAAAGATACGAATGGCAGGATGTATTTTGGAAGTGTAAAAGGTCTGATCAGTTTTCTACCGGACCAATTGAATACCACAGTTAAAACTGCTCCCTTATTTTTAACCGGCTTTAAAATTGACTATACACAAACTCAGTCAAAAAAAGATGCTGTTGTGCTACAGAAATCCATATTATATACAGATAAAATTATCCTGAATAACAATCAGTCTTCCTTTAATATTGATTTTGCCGCATTGAGCTATTTTTCGCCGGAAAAAACTGAATATGCCTATAAGATAAGCGGCCTTTATAACAATTGGCAATATCTAAAGACAAACAGAAAAATATACTTCACCAAACTCTCCCCGGGTGAATATATATTTGAAGCTAAAGCTATGATCCAGGGCAGTAAAGAATGGAGTAAAAATAACATCAGGCTGGTTATTGTAGTGCTCCCTCCGTTTTGGAAAAGCCCCATGGCCTGGTTATTATATACGTTTTTATTTATAGGTTTAACTACACTGCTAATCAGACTGTATCACAAAAGAATCCAGCAGAAAAATAACCGGCGCATGGAAATCTTTGAACATGAGAAAGAAAAGGAGATCTATCAGGCAAAAATCGGATTCTTTACGAATGTAGCTCATGAAATCAGGACGCCGCTTACCCTGATTAAGGGACCAATGGAGAAAATGATCAGATCTGCAGGAGAAGTTCCTGCATTTGAAAAGAATCTTAAAATTATGGATCGCAATACGGAGCGCTTGCTCAATCTGACTAATCAACTTCTGGATTTCAGAAAAACAGAGATCAACGGTTTTTCTTTAAATTTTGTCAAATCAAATATATCTGAGATCCTTCACGATGTAAATTTGCAATTCCTGCTTGCTGCCGAGCAGAAAGAGATCCGATACGAAACTATTTTACCAGCAGTACCACTTTATGCCTATATAGACCTGGAGGCATTTTATAAAATAATGAGTAATCTGGTGGATAACGCCATCAAGTATGGAAAACAGACTGTAAAAGTAATACTTACGGTAAATGAGCAGCAGGATCAGTTCAGAATACAAATTCTAAACGATGGAAATAAAATTGCACCAGAACTGAAAGATAAGATTTTTGAACCCTTTTTCAGGGTAAAAGAGACCGAAATGAAGCAGGGAACAGGTATTGGCCTTTCCATTGCAAAATCACTTACCGAACTACATAAAGGCTCCCTTAAACTGGAAGAAAGTGATACTGATAACAATATACTGCTTGCTGTGTTCCCTATTCATCAAATGATAGAATTCAATTTAAAAGGAAAATGGAAAAAGATTTAA